A portion of the Chloroflexota bacterium genome contains these proteins:
- a CDS encoding ThiF family adenylyltransferase — MIDRYSRQTLYRAIGEEGQKKLAGSSVVIIGCGALGTVIANTLVRAGVGKVRIIDRDLIEYHNLQRQILFDEEDVKNQVPKAIAAERHLKKVNSSIEIEGIVADVHYANIEELVGGVDLILDGLDNPETRFLINDVSLKHGIPWIYGGAIATYGMTMNIIPGQTPCFRCLFTSVPPPGVIPTCDRAGVISPAPSIIGSLQSVEAMKILTGAKEISHDVLFVDVWQGVFDRFKPSFRPDCPTCQGNYEFLQRQFGVRTTVLCGQYSVQVLDPKVERLSLPELAKHLKASGEVSYNENTVNFKVNGHEMVIFPDGRLILRNSFDEPLARELYVKYVGA; from the coding sequence ATGATTGACCGTTACTCAAGACAGACTCTTTACCGAGCTATCGGTGAAGAGGGACAAAAGAAATTGGCTGGCAGCAGCGTGGTTATCATTGGGTGTGGAGCGCTGGGAACGGTTATCGCCAATACTCTGGTGCGCGCGGGCGTCGGCAAGGTAAGAATCATTGACCGGGACCTCATCGAGTACCACAACCTGCAGCGGCAAATACTCTTTGATGAGGAAGATGTGAAAAATCAGGTCCCCAAGGCCATCGCCGCGGAAAGGCATCTGAAAAAAGTGAACTCTTCTATTGAGATTGAAGGTATCGTCGCCGATGTGCATTACGCCAATATCGAAGAACTCGTCGGCGGAGTTGATTTAATACTGGACGGGCTGGATAATCCGGAAACACGTTTTCTCATAAACGACGTTTCCCTGAAACACGGAATCCCGTGGATTTATGGCGGGGCCATTGCAACTTATGGAATGACCATGAATATAATTCCGGGCCAAACCCCCTGTTTCAGATGTCTCTTTACTTCGGTGCCTCCTCCCGGGGTGATACCCACCTGCGATAGGGCTGGCGTAATCAGCCCCGCCCCTTCCATTATAGGCTCTCTTCAATCGGTTGAAGCCATGAAGATTCTCACCGGTGCCAAAGAAATCAGCCATGATGTTCTATTTGTCGATGTCTGGCAGGGAGTTTTCGACCGTTTCAAGCCGAGTTTTCGTCCAGACTGCCCAACCTGTCAGGGCAATTACGAGTTCCTACAGAGGCAGTTCGGCGTGAGAACAACCGTACTTTGCGGCCAGTACTCGGTACAGGTCCTCGACCCCAAGGTGGAAAGGCTCTCTCTGCCTGAACTGGCGAAACATCTTAAAGCATCCGGTGAAGTGAGCTATAACGAGAACACGGTAAATTTCAAGGTCAACGGTCACGAAATGGTAATTTTCCCGGACGGTCGGCTCATTCTCCGTAACAGTTTCGACGAGCCGCTGGCCAGGGAACTCTACGTCAAGTACGTAGGCGCTTGA
- a CDS encoding 4Fe-4S binding protein has translation MLVIDRYKCTGCGLCVEVCTCQVLVLVGNVVEINEKRERRLCTVWCTMCELVCSTGAIQYPFEVVIEG, from the coding sequence ATGCTGGTAATCGACCGATATAAGTGTACGGGTTGCGGGCTTTGTGTTGAGGTGTGTACCTGCCAGGTGCTGGTGCTCGTGGGAAATGTGGTCGAGATTAATGAGAAGAGGGAACGGCGTCTGTGCACAGTATGGTGCACGATGTGTGAGCTGGTCTGTTCCACCGGGGCGATACAGTATCCCTTCGAGGTAGTCATCGAAGGGTAG
- a CDS encoding response regulator transcription factor yields the protein MDKIKILLVDDHAIMRDGIKALLGIYDDIEVIGEASAGREALEMTRELNPDVVIMDISIPGMDGLEVTHRLTKRNPKVKVIILTQHDNKEYILSTIKVGAAGYIPKKALGSDLVSAIRAVRGGDSFLYPSAARALIDDYRKQAEQPDIYESLTEREREILKLIAEGRTSREIAEALYISQKTVQGHRTKIMEKLDLHNRTELIKYAMRKGLVDLSR from the coding sequence ATGGACAAGATTAAGATATTACTGGTGGATGACCACGCCATAATGCGAGATGGTATAAAGGCTTTGCTGGGCATTTATGATGACATAGAAGTGATAGGCGAAGCTTCCGCAGGAAGAGAAGCATTAGAAATGACACGGGAATTGAACCCAGATGTGGTAATAATGGACATATCCATACCGGGGATGGACGGCCTGGAGGTAACCCATCGCTTGACTAAGAGAAACCCGAAGGTGAAGGTAATCATTCTCACGCAGCACGATAACAAGGAGTATATATTGTCGACGATAAAGGTGGGAGCTGCGGGTTACATACCGAAGAAAGCGCTGGGGTCCGACCTGGTATCCGCGATACGTGCGGTACGCGGGGGAGATTCTTTTCTGTACCCTTCTGCAGCCAGGGCATTGATTGATGATTATCGGAAGCAGGCGGAACAACCTGATATATATGAGAGTCTAACCGAGAGGGAGAGGGAGATACTCAAACTCATTGCCGAGGGACGCACCAGCCGGGAAATTGCGGAAGCTCTTTATATCAGTCAGAAGACGGTGCAGGGCCACCGCACCAAGATAATGGAAAAGCTGGATTTGCACAACCGGACTGAGCTTATCAAATACGCCATGCGCAAAGGTCTGGTCGATTTAAGCAGATAG
- a CDS encoding homocysteine biosynthesis protein, translating to MKTIAEINDKIKKGQAVVVTAEEIIDIVADKGLSKAAQEVDVVTTGTFGPMCSSGAYFNVGHAKPRIKLGGGKVYLNDIPVYAGLAAVDVFLGATAIPDDDPRNRSHPGDFSYGGGHVIEELVAGKDIRLEASAYGTDCYPRKKLETWINLQDINEAVLFNIRNAYQNYNVAVNLADRTIYTYMGILKPHLGNANYCSAGQLSPLLNDPHYKTIGVGTKIFLGGGIGYVAWQGTQHNPGVTRGDNGVPKRPSGTLAVIGDLKQMKPEWLLGTTFLGYGCTITVGIGVPIPVLSEEILAYTTVTDADVMAPIVDYSESYPQRNPDVLGEVSYAELKTGKIEVNKKEVPTASLSSYSKAVEITNILKDWIQKGEFPLTEPVASIPGAESGIKFKNLEERPQRQS from the coding sequence ATGAAAACTATCGCCGAAATCAACGATAAAATCAAAAAAGGGCAGGCTGTAGTTGTAACCGCCGAAGAGATAATCGACATTGTTGCCGATAAGGGTTTATCGAAGGCTGCTCAGGAAGTAGACGTGGTCACCACCGGTACTTTTGGCCCTATGTGTTCATCAGGAGCTTACTTTAACGTTGGGCACGCCAAGCCAAGGATTAAACTGGGTGGCGGCAAGGTTTACCTGAACGATATCCCGGTATACGCCGGACTGGCAGCGGTCGATGTCTTCCTCGGCGCCACGGCCATACCCGACGATGACCCCAGAAACCGGTCACACCCGGGCGACTTCAGCTATGGCGGCGGACACGTCATTGAGGAACTTGTTGCCGGCAAGGACATTCGGCTTGAGGCCAGCGCCTATGGTACGGACTGCTACCCGAGGAAAAAACTGGAAACCTGGATAAACCTTCAGGACATCAATGAAGCCGTACTATTCAATATCCGGAACGCCTACCAGAACTACAATGTTGCCGTGAACCTTGCTGACAGAACCATATACACATATATGGGCATACTGAAGCCGCATCTTGGTAACGCCAACTACTGCAGTGCCGGACAGCTATCACCACTGCTGAACGACCCGCATTACAAAACAATCGGGGTCGGCACCAAGATATTTCTGGGCGGGGGTATTGGCTACGTTGCCTGGCAGGGAACGCAGCATAATCCCGGTGTTACTCGCGGCGATAATGGCGTGCCAAAACGACCGTCGGGGACCCTTGCCGTAATTGGTGACTTGAAGCAGATGAAGCCGGAATGGCTCCTCGGAACCACCTTTCTCGGTTACGGTTGCACGATAACCGTCGGCATAGGCGTGCCGATTCCGGTACTATCCGAAGAAATCCTGGCCTACACGACCGTTACAGATGCCGATGTTATGGCACCTATCGTGGATTATTCCGAGTCCTATCCACAGAGAAACCCGGATGTCCTGGGAGAGGTAAGCTACGCCGAGCTCAAGACCGGCAAGATTGAGGTCAATAAGAAGGAAGTGCCGACCGCTTCGTTGTCCAGCTATTCCAAGGCGGTGGAAATCACCAATATTCTGAAAGACTGGATACAGAAGGGTGAGTTCCCTTTGACCGAGCCTGTGGCATCAATACCGGGAGCGGAGTCAGGAATCAAATTCAAGAACCTGGAAGAGAGACCGCAGCGGCAAAGTTAA
- a CDS encoding DUF1638 domain-containing protein, with product MKVLIIACRVLINELQAVSPPGVQLEFLEQGLHKTPDKMRLAIQEKIHQVDGGFDFIMLGYGACGNGTLGIKAENVPIVIPKAHDCITFWLGSVANHMREHNKAPGTYYLTKGWIEEANSPMVTFDEYKERYGAETAEWVMREAFKNYTRLALIATGSYDPAEYREHARANAAFLSVDYEEIGGSLSIFEKMMRNEWDKDDFFILQPGEEITQKMFLSLC from the coding sequence TTGAAAGTATTGATAATTGCGTGTCGGGTGCTTATCAACGAATTACAGGCGGTAAGCCCACCCGGGGTTCAATTGGAATTCTTGGAGCAGGGGCTTCACAAAACCCCGGACAAGATGAGGCTCGCCATTCAGGAGAAGATACATCAGGTGGATGGCGGCTTCGACTTCATTATGCTCGGCTATGGGGCCTGCGGCAATGGTACCTTGGGTATTAAAGCGGAAAACGTGCCCATAGTCATACCCAAAGCACACGACTGCATTACCTTCTGGTTGGGCTCGGTGGCTAACCACATGCGGGAACATAATAAGGCTCCGGGCACTTATTATTTGACCAAGGGGTGGATCGAAGAAGCGAATTCACCCATGGTAACGTTTGATGAATACAAGGAACGTTATGGTGCCGAGACGGCAGAATGGGTGATGCGGGAAGCGTTCAAGAATTATACGCGCCTTGCCTTGATAGCCACCGGTTCTTACGACCCGGCCGAATATAGAGAGCACGCCCGGGCAAATGCTGCCTTCCTCAGCGTTGATTATGAGGAAATTGGAGGCTCTCTGTCTATATTTGAGAAGATGATGAGAAACGAATGGGATAAGGATGACTTTTTTATACTCCAGCCCGGAGAAGAAATAACCCAGAAGATGTTCTTATCGTTGTGTTAG
- a CDS encoding Rrf2 family transcriptional regulator, with amino-acid sequence MKLSTRTRYATRALLDLALHSKEEPVLLRDIAQRQQISLPYLEQLVAPLKAGGLIRSIRGTKGGILLAKHTEEIKLSDVINLLEGPLALVDCINDANLCDRSEFCATRDIWGELQTAIDGVLEATTLHDLAERQKQKKQPEKSMYYI; translated from the coding sequence ATGAAACTATCGACGAGGACGCGTTATGCAACCAGGGCTCTTTTAGATTTAGCCCTTCACAGCAAGGAGGAGCCGGTGCTGCTTAGGGATATTGCCCAGAGGCAGCAAATCTCACTTCCCTATCTTGAGCAATTGGTGGCCCCGCTGAAAGCCGGGGGTCTTATAAGGAGCATCAGAGGAACAAAAGGCGGGATTTTGCTTGCTAAGCACACTGAGGAGATAAAATTAAGCGATGTTATCAATCTCCTTGAAGGTCCGCTGGCGCTGGTGGATTGCATAAATGACGCTAACTTATGTGACCGCTCCGAGTTTTGTGCCACTAGAGATATCTGGGGTGAATTACAAACAGCTATAGATGGAGTTTTAGAGGCCACTACCCTGCATGATTTAGCAGAAAGGCAAAAGCAGAAAAAGCAGCCAGAAAAGTCGATGTATTACATCTAA
- the cysK gene encoding cysteine synthase A → MAKTNLEEVEKLQYKTIEIPKLTRGIAKDSSELIGNTPLVRLNRVTKGVLADVVAKLESFNPIGSVKDRIGVSMILDAEAKGLVNKDTAIIEPTSGNTGISLAFVCAARGYRLILTMPDTMSVERRQLLAIFGAELVLTPGAEGMKGAIRKAEELAAENPNSFVPQQFKNPANPEIHRLTTAEEIWRDTGGRVDILVSGVGTGGTITGVSEVIKPRKPEFKAIAVEPVDSPVLSGGNPGPHKIQGIGAGFVPDVLRTDLVDEIIKVTNDDAGNMARRLAKEEGILAGISSGAATWAALEVAKRPENKGKLIVTILPDTGERYLSTWLFQNSL, encoded by the coding sequence ATGGCAAAGACGAATTTAGAAGAAGTGGAAAAACTCCAGTACAAGACGATAGAAATACCGAAGCTAACCAGAGGCATAGCCAAGGACTCCAGCGAGCTTATTGGCAATACACCTCTGGTTAGATTAAATCGAGTCACCAAGGGGGTGCTGGCCGACGTTGTCGCCAAACTGGAATCTTTTAATCCTATTGGCAGCGTAAAGGACCGCATTGGAGTGTCCATGATATTGGACGCTGAAGCAAAGGGTCTGGTAAACAAAGATACGGCCATCATTGAGCCTACCAGTGGCAATACCGGCATTTCCCTCGCCTTTGTCTGCGCGGCAAGGGGATACCGACTGATTCTCACCATGCCTGATACGATGTCTGTAGAGCGCCGGCAGTTACTGGCCATATTTGGCGCAGAACTGGTGCTGACGCCCGGAGCGGAAGGGATGAAAGGGGCAATAAGAAAGGCGGAAGAGCTGGCCGCAGAAAATCCTAATTCCTTTGTTCCACAGCAGTTTAAAAATCCAGCCAACCCAGAAATACACCGTCTTACCACCGCTGAGGAAATCTGGCGTGACACCGGGGGCCGGGTAGATATTTTGGTCTCAGGAGTCGGCACTGGCGGCACCATTACCGGGGTGTCCGAGGTCATCAAGCCGAGGAAACCCGAGTTTAAGGCCATCGCCGTTGAGCCGGTTGATTCCCCGGTGCTTTCCGGAGGAAACCCAGGCCCACACAAGATTCAGGGCATCGGCGCCGGCTTTGTCCCTGATGTCTTGAGAACCGACCTGGTCGATGAAATTATCAAGGTCACCAATGATGATGCCGGTAACATGGCGAGAAGGCTGGCCAAAGAAGAGGGGATACTGGCCGGCATATCTTCAGGCGCCGCCACCTGGGCAGCCCTGGAAGTAGCCAAAAGGCCGGAAAATAAAGGTAAACTTATCGTCACCATACTACCGGATACGGGCGAACGATATTTATCTACCTGGCTTTTCCAAAATAGTCTTTGA
- a CDS encoding (Fe-S)-binding protein gives MISYNVIAFSIIFVLALVLFSWSCFKRFRLLTLGTFENRFDNFGKRIWSVLLYAFGQRCTVAHGYRFGLNHSVLFWCFLILFLANTEFLLNGLFPEFVSLSRLPDGAYHILAFIFDLVSLAALLAVCVAIVRRLVFPPSYMEARNPDSFIILGLVAALMIAFFGLHASEIAYGKEAAYRPISNFIAATFLSGVSVERLMVSAKYLWWLHAVVLLGFLNYLPYSKHMHILTAIPNVFFRNLAKVTIPAREEFKTGNTFGVGQVNDFTWKGLLDSYSCTECGRCSDVCPATFTNKPLNPRLVIHDIKVNLLKNGPLLTHSKNIKLPLIGGSEEGGISEEVLWECTTCGGCVEVCPVFIEHFPRIIDMRRHLVEMKAKFPEELLNLFENMEQRSNPWGIAPAERIKWTVETEIKPFEAGQAEYLFFVGCAGAFVARNRRTTQAIAKILDASGVSWGILGRNEPCCADSLRRLGNEFLFDSMVKKNIELFKERGVSKVITQCPHCYSTLKNDYRQYGIEMEVVHHTELINSLIETGRLKLNKPGELGNMVFHDSCYLGRHNKIYEAPRNVIASVTGDAITEMDRHHDRSFCCGAGGGRMWMEESIGQLINVARTEEALKKNPDTICVSCPYCMTMFEDGLKDKGLEDRVQVRDVAEIAASVLK, from the coding sequence GGTAAACGTATCTGGAGCGTGCTTCTTTATGCTTTCGGTCAGCGGTGCACTGTTGCCCATGGCTACCGTTTTGGTTTAAACCACTCCGTCCTTTTCTGGTGTTTCCTGATTCTATTTCTGGCCAATACCGAATTTCTGCTGAACGGACTTTTCCCAGAATTTGTCAGCCTCTCACGGCTACCGGATGGCGCCTACCATATTCTGGCTTTCATTTTCGACCTGGTATCACTGGCTGCGCTTCTAGCGGTGTGCGTTGCCATAGTCCGTCGCCTGGTTTTCCCTCCCTCTTATATGGAAGCGCGAAACCCCGACTCCTTTATCATCCTTGGGTTGGTTGCTGCCTTAATGATTGCCTTTTTTGGTTTACACGCCAGTGAAATTGCTTATGGGAAAGAAGCCGCCTACAGGCCAATTTCCAATTTTATTGCAGCCACTTTTTTGTCCGGTGTTTCTGTGGAAAGATTGATGGTATCCGCTAAATACCTGTGGTGGCTTCATGCTGTCGTGCTGCTCGGTTTCCTCAATTACCTGCCATACAGCAAGCATATGCATATTCTGACGGCTATTCCCAACGTTTTCTTCCGCAATCTGGCCAAGGTTACCATCCCGGCTCGCGAAGAATTCAAAACGGGCAATACCTTTGGCGTGGGCCAGGTAAATGATTTCACCTGGAAAGGTTTGCTTGATTCATACTCCTGCACCGAGTGTGGCCGCTGCTCTGATGTTTGCCCGGCAACCTTCACCAACAAGCCGCTAAATCCGCGTCTGGTTATCCATGATATCAAGGTGAATTTGCTGAAGAATGGCCCCTTGCTTACCCACAGTAAAAATATAAAACTACCTTTAATCGGGGGCAGTGAGGAAGGTGGCATTTCCGAAGAGGTGCTTTGGGAATGCACTACCTGCGGCGGTTGTGTCGAAGTGTGCCCGGTGTTTATAGAGCATTTTCCGCGGATTATTGATATGCGCCGGCACTTGGTGGAAATGAAAGCGAAGTTCCCGGAAGAGCTACTAAACCTTTTTGAGAATATGGAGCAGCGCAGTAATCCGTGGGGCATTGCTCCTGCAGAACGTATCAAGTGGACCGTAGAAACCGAAATCAAGCCTTTTGAAGCTGGTCAGGCTGAATACCTGTTTTTCGTCGGCTGTGCCGGCGCGTTTGTCGCTCGTAACAGGCGTACCACGCAGGCCATAGCCAAGATTCTGGATGCCAGCGGTGTTTCCTGGGGCATTCTGGGCAGGAATGAACCCTGTTGTGCCGATAGCCTGCGTCGTCTGGGCAATGAATTCCTTTTTGACAGCATGGTTAAAAAGAATATTGAGCTTTTTAAAGAACGAGGTGTGAGCAAAGTTATTACCCAATGTCCTCACTGCTACAGTACCCTGAAGAATGACTATCGCCAATATGGCATTGAGATGGAAGTCGTACATCATACCGAATTAATTAATAGCCTGATTGAAACGGGCAGGCTAAAGCTAAATAAGCCTGGAGAATTGGGTAACATGGTCTTTCACGATTCCTGCTATCTGGGGCGTCACAATAAGATTTACGAAGCCCCGCGTAATGTTATTGCCTCGGTTACTGGCGATGCAATTACGGAGATGGACCGCCATCATGACAGGTCCTTTTGTTGCGGTGCCGGCGGGGGGCGGATGTGGATGGAAGAAAGCATTGGCCAACTGATTAACGTAGCCCGTACCGAAGAAGCCTTGAAAAAAAACCCGGATACAATCTGTGTCTCCTGTCCCTACTGTATGACGATGTTTGAAGACGGGCTGAAGGACAAGGGCCTTGAAGACAGGGTACAGGTGCGGGATGTGGCCGAGATTGCTGCCAGCGTGCTTAAATAA